One segment of Anopheles stephensi strain Indian chromosome 3, UCI_ANSTEP_V1.0, whole genome shotgun sequence DNA contains the following:
- the LOC118511032 gene encoding uncharacterized protein LOC118511032 isoform X2, with product MQIETTVLELSAAKPFVPSFTRWFFAPPAPAATAAPASQPAMGDPRPLRVCVTAARFPRCERCESTGERERVERSRQPVRGSLRRPPRTSPTLSAKLYGSSVNVVVNVLASNSATILSLLWITYTVCVSECVRVCEETITHWNNMIKHTCANTRNHCTV from the exons ATGCAAATTGAGACAACTGTGTTGGAACTGTCGGCAGCAAAACCGTTTGTACCATCATTTACGAGATGGTTTTtcg caccaccagcaccagcagcaacagcagcgccagccagccagcctgctATGGGAGACCCGAGACCGTTGCGAGTGTGCGTGACAGCAGCACGTTTCCCACGGTGCGAGAGATGCGAGAGCACgggagagcgcgagagagtTGAGCGTAGTCGG CAACCAGTCCGTGGCAGCTTGCGACGGCCGCCGAGAACGAGTCCAACTTTGTCTGCGAAGCTGTACGGTTCGTCAGTGAACGTGGTCGTCAACGTCCTCGCGTCAAATTCCGCTACGATACTGAGCCTGCTGTGGATTACCTACACCGTTTGTGTGAGTgaatgtgtgcgagtgtgtgaggAAACGATTACGCATTGGAATAATATGATCAAACACACATGTGCTAATACGCGAAACCATTGTACCGTGTGA
- the LOC118511032 gene encoding uncharacterized protein LOC118511032 isoform X1, translated as MGCTSSFRTPASSPSSSSSSDRPLLWCYLNALQKNLFIAPTAPPAPAATAAPASQPAMGDPRPLRVCVTAARFPRCERCESTGERERVERSRQPVRGSLRRPPRTSPTLSAKLYGSSVNVVVNVLASNSATILSLLWITYTVCVSECVRVCEETITHWNNMIKHTCANTRNHCTV; from the exons atGGGTTGTACATCTTCCTTTCGCACTCCcgcgtcgtcgccgtcgtcgtcgtcgtcgtcggacCGACCCCTCCTGTGGTGCTATTTGAACGCGCTTCAAAAGAATCTCTTTATTGCTccgacagcaccaccagcaccagcagcaacagcagcgccagccagccagcctgctATGGGAGACCCGAGACCGTTGCGAGTGTGCGTGACAGCAGCACGTTTCCCACGGTGCGAGAGATGCGAGAGCACgggagagcgcgagagagtTGAGCGTAGTCGG CAACCAGTCCGTGGCAGCTTGCGACGGCCGCCGAGAACGAGTCCAACTTTGTCTGCGAAGCTGTACGGTTCGTCAGTGAACGTGGTCGTCAACGTCCTCGCGTCAAATTCCGCTACGATACTGAGCCTGCTGTGGATTACCTACACCGTTTGTGTGAGTgaatgtgtgcgagtgtgtgaggAAACGATTACGCATTGGAATAATATGATCAAACACACATGTGCTAATACGCGAAACCATTGTACCGTGTGA
- the LOC118511031 gene encoding zinc finger protein Noc, with translation MVILEGTAMLQVGNNQYLQPDYLSPLPTSLDAKKSPLALLAQTCSQIGADPGNITVKSLVSPSEKNKKSSSSNSSSSSTSSTSSSGSNSSASSQVDPTSHSSASRSPSVKTDKSDASPEIKLAFKPYEMNVLTTKVNLSKTSSSVDDRPSSKMSSGSDVLNNNSVSQINNNNASHGDHGGRKDSRALSPRGSADSPMSGRGGGSASVKSTESGGEHGGNKCSTPEANRRAPSAGTPSDRDKVNGNGSGPSSSPSAGMMHPGALPPSAAYKANPYGMSTAGLPSPSGIDHTNPAFRPPFAGAFSHHHAAMLAAAGYSGAAAAAAAASAAGANPYLSYTRVKTPSGGETLVPICKDPYCTGCQFSAHNHQMMMGSQCPAGCTQCDHQKYMAMALSSMPPAGYPGYPPPSSAAAAAAAAAAAAAAVNSGGSQPPGSAGGAASRPYMCNWVVGDSYCGKRFNTTDELLSHLRTHTANLSDPAALALQQQLMPLSGIFPPTSLHHHHRGYPNPPLSPLSAARYHPYVKPGAMPTAMPGSPYSAAAAAAAAAFNPAAAFGQYYSPYAAALYGQRMGAAVHQ, from the exons ATGGTGATACTAGAAGGCACCGCAATGTTACAAGTTGGAAATAATCAATATCTGCAACCGGACTACCTTTCTCCGCTTCCGACCTCG TTGGATGCGAAGAAAAGTCCCTTGGCACTGTTGGCGCAAACCTGCAGCCAGATCGGGGCCGACCCAGGCAACATTACGGTCAAGTCGCTCGTTTCGCCGTcggaaaagaacaaaaaatcatcgTCCTCCAacagctccagcagcagcacgagcaGCACCTCATCCTCCGGCAGCAATTCGTCTGCCTCGTCCCAGGTTGATCCGACGTCGCACTCGTCCGCGTCACGATCGCCGTCGGTAAAGACGGACAAGTCGGACGCATCGCCGGAGATCAAGCTCGCCTTCAAACCGTACGAGATGAATGTGCTAACGACGAAAGTGAACCTTAGCAaaacgtcgtcgtcggtggacGATCGTCCCTCGTCCAAGATGAGCAGTGGAAGTGACGTGTTGAACAACAATAGTGTGAGCCAAATCAATAATAATAACGCCAGCCACGGTGATCACGGTGGGCGCAAAGATAGTCGGGCCCTGTCGCCGCGTGGCAGCGCCGATTCGCCAATGTCGggtcgtggtggtggcagtGCTAGTGTGAAGAGTACCGAAAGTGGTGGTGAGCACGGTGGCAATAAGTGCAGCACACCGGAAGCTAACCGTCGGGCCCCGTCCGCCGGTACGCCCAGTGATCGTGACAAAGTGAATGGAAACGGCTCGGGGCCGTCCAGCAGTCCGTCGGCCGGCATGATGCATCCGGGCGCGTTGCCACCGTCGGCCGCGTACAAGGCAAACCCGTACGGTATGAGTACGGCCGGTTTGCCGAGTCCGTCGGGGATCGACCACACGAACCCTGCCTTCCGGCCACCGTTCGCCGGTGCATTTAGTCATCATCATGCGGCGATGCTGGCGGCCGCCGGCTACTCCGGAGCGGCAGCGGCGGCTGCGGCGGCCAGTGCTGCCGGTGCCAATCCGTACCTTAGCTACACGCGCGTCAAAACACCGTCCGGCGGTGAAACGTTAGTGCCGATCTGCAAGGACCCGTACTGCACCGGATGTCAGTTTTCGGCTCACAATCATCAGATGATGATGGGTAGCCAATGTCCGGCCGGCTGTACCCAGTGCGATCACCAGAAATATATGGCGATGGCACTCAGCTCGATGCCGCCCGCGGGCTATCCGGGCTATCCTCCACCGTCGtcagctgctgccgccgctgctgctgctgcagcggcAGCCGCGGCCGTAAATTCCGGTGGATCGCAACCGCCGGGTAGTGCCGGTGGTGCTGCTAGCCGTCCGTACATGTGCAACTGGGTCGTTGGCGATTCGTACTGTGGCAAGCGGTTCAACACCACGGATGAGCTGCTATCGCATCTGCGCACACATACCGCTAACCTGTCCGATCCGGCGGCATTAGccctgcagcagcagttgaTGCCTCTGAGTGGCATTTTCCCGCCCACTTCgcttcatcaccatcaccgagGTTATCCTAACCCGCCGCTGAGTCCACTGTCGGCCGCCCGCTACCATCCGTACGTGAAGCCCGGTGCAATGCCCACGGCCATGCCCGGCTCACCGTACAGTgcggcggcagcggcggcggcggctgccTTCAATCCGGCCGCCGCCTTCGGGCAGTACTACTCACCGTATGCGGCCGCCCTCTACGGACAGCGGATGGGTGCGGCAGTACATCAGTAG